The sequence AGGGCCGCCCGGCGCTGGCCGACACCGAACCCGAACTCGGACTGCTGCCCGCGCGGCTGACCGTCACCTTCGGCTTCGGCCCCGGCCTCTACACCGCCGCCGGCCTCGACGACCGGCGGCCCCCGTCGGTAGCCGACCTGCCTGCGTTCCGGATCGATCGGCTCCAGCCCCGCTGGTCCGGCGGGGACCTGCTGCTGCAGATCTGCGCCGACGACCTGGTCACCGTCGCCCACGCCCAACGCGTGCTTGTCAAGGACAGCCGCCCGTTCGCCACCGTCCGCTGGGTGCAGCAGGGCTTCCGCCGCGCCGCCGGCACCGAACCCGGCCGCACGCAGCGGAACCTGTTCGGCCAACTGGACGGCACCGCCAACCCCAAGCCGGGCGGGCCGCTGGAGACCGCCGTGTGGGTGCCCGACGGGCCGGCCTGGCTGCGCGACAGCACCACCCTGGTCGTTCGCCGGATCAGCATGAACCTGGAGACCTGGGACCTGCTCGGTCGCGCCGAGCGGGAACTCTCCGTCGGCCGGCGCCTGGGCACTGGCGCCCCGGTCACCGGCACCGCCGAACACGACGAGCCCGACTTCGCCGCCACGGGCCCCGACGGGCTCACCGTCATCCCCGATTTTTCCCACGTCACCCGCTCGCGCGTCACCGACGACCGATACAAGATCCTGCGCCGCCCCTACAACTACGACGGCACCCCCACCCCTGATGGCCACGCCGACAGCGGGCTGGTCTTCGCCTCCTACCAAGCCGACATCACCCGGCAATTCCTGCCCATCCAGCAACGGCTGGCCGAACAGGACCTGCTCAACGAATGGACCACCCCGATCGGCTCCGCCGTCTTCGCCATCCCACCCGGCTGCCCCGAAGGCGGCTGGATCGGCCAGCAACTACTCGGCTGACCACCATCAACCAAGAAAAGAGCCATCAGTCATGCCCACTCGAATCCGTCGGCTGAGCTGCGCCGGTGTCGTCGCCGCCGTGCTGGCCGCCGTTGCGGTGCTGCTGGCGCCGGCCTCGCCCGCCGCCGCCCACAACTCGCTACAAGCGGCCAACCCGGCCAAGAACGCTCGTCTCGCCGCGCCGCCGGCGCAGATCACCCTGAAGTTCCTGCAGAAGCTGGACCCGGCCTTCACCACCATCGTGCTCAACGACGCCGACCAGCGGAAGGTTCCCACCAGCGAACCCGCCGTCACCGGGACCACGGGCACGGTGACGATCAGCCAGCCTTTGGCCAACGGCAGCTACACCGTCGCGTACCGGGTCGTCTCCGCCGACGGGCACCCCGTGCAGGGCTCCTACTCCTTCACGGTGGCCGACCCCGCCGCCAGCGCGGCCCCGACCGCCAGTGCCGCCCCGGATGTGGCCGCCTCTGCCGCCGCCGACCAGGGCTCCGCCTCCCCCGCGTCGGCCAGCCCAGCGGCCTCGTCCCGCCGCTCCGACGGGGCTGACCCGATGCTGCTGGTGGCCGGCGGTGTGGCCGTGGTAGCCGTCGTCGCCGGGGTCGTGGTGCTGCGGCGTCGGCGCCGCGCCGACTCCTGACCGACACCACACGGGCTCCGCTCCCGCCTGCCCTCAACCTGACAGGGGCAATTGACGTGCCAGAAACGCGTTCGCGCCAGTCTCACCCACACCATGTCCCGGATGGCTATCGCACCGTTCGAACGTCGGCCGGAGACGGCCGAGCCCTCGGGACGCCCGGGACCACAATCCGCTCCACCAGCCGGAAGGGCTCGATCGCGGTTCCGGTCCTGGCCGCGCTGGCGGCGGGGGCGGCACTCGTGCTCGCCCTACAGGCCGGCGGGGCGCTGGCGGTCGCGATTCCCGGCCTGCCGGACCCCGGACCGGTCACCACCTGGGCGCTGCCGCTGGTTCGACTGCTCGCCGACGCGCTCGCCACCCTGACTGTCGGGATGCTGGTCACGGCGGCGTTCCTACTGCCCGGGAACGGACGGACCGTGTCCCCGCACGGCTGGCTGCTGCTGCGTCGCGCCGGTGCCCTCTCCGCCGGGTGGGCGGCCGCCGCGCTGGCGCTGATCGTGCTGACGGTCTCGGACGTGCTCGGTTTCCCGCTGCAGCGCCTCAACGGGGCCGCCGTCATCAGCTTCGCATCCTCAATCTCCCAGGGACGGGCCCTGCTGCTGCAGGCCGGGCTGGCCCTGGCCGTCGCGGTGCTCGCCCGGGTGGGCGTGTCGCGCGGCCTCGCCGCCACGGCGGCGGTGCTGGCGCTGGTCGGGGTGACGCCGCCGGCGTTCACCGGGCACGCCGCTGGGGCCGGTAACCATCAGATCGCGGTCAGCAGCCTCGTCGTGCACGTGCTGGCGGCCGCGCTGTGGATCGGCGGCCTGGCCGCTCTGTTGACCGTGCGCCGCAGCCGACATCTCGCCGACGCTGCCAGCCGGTACAGCCGCCTCGCCCTGGGCTGCTTCACCGCCGTCGCGATCAGCGGGATCACCAACGCCGCCGTACGCCTCGGCACGGTGGACCAGCTCTGGCAGTCCCGCTACGGATGGCTGGTGGCGGGCAAGCTCCTCGCGCTGGTGATACTCGGCGCCGTCGGCGCGGCACACCGGTCCCGGACCCTGCCAGCCCTGCACGCCGGCCGGCGCGGGGCCTTCGCCCGGCTGGCCACCGGGGAACTCGTCGTGTTCGCCGCCACCCTGGGGCTGGCCGTGGCGCTGTCACGCAGCCCCACCCCGGTGGCCAGAAACCCCGCCGACGCCGA comes from Micromonospora viridifaciens and encodes:
- a CDS encoding Dyp-type peroxidase, coding for MTSRPTTRPVSRRGLLTGGALTAGALAGAAAVTAARTGEPTAPPGEAVPVAAVGTAVEPFHGARQSGIATDPQAHAAFVAFTLKPGTDRAALGRMLRLLSDDAARLTQGRPALADTEPELGLLPARLTVTFGFGPGLYTAAGLDDRRPPSVADLPAFRIDRLQPRWSGGDLLLQICADDLVTVAHAQRVLVKDSRPFATVRWVQQGFRRAAGTEPGRTQRNLFGQLDGTANPKPGGPLETAVWVPDGPAWLRDSTTLVVRRISMNLETWDLLGRAERELSVGRRLGTGAPVTGTAEHDEPDFAATGPDGLTVIPDFSHVTRSRVTDDRYKILRRPYNYDGTPTPDGHADSGLVFASYQADITRQFLPIQQRLAEQDLLNEWTTPIGSAVFAIPPGCPEGGWIGQQLLG
- a CDS encoding copper resistance CopC family protein, giving the protein MPTRIRRLSCAGVVAAVLAAVAVLLAPASPAAAHNSLQAANPAKNARLAAPPAQITLKFLQKLDPAFTTIVLNDADQRKVPTSEPAVTGTTGTVTISQPLANGSYTVAYRVVSADGHPVQGSYSFTVADPAASAAPTASAAPDVAASAAADQGSASPASASPAASSRRSDGADPMLLVAGGVAVVAVVAGVVVLRRRRRADS